Proteins from one Longimicrobium sp. genomic window:
- a CDS encoding P-II family nitrogen regulator encodes MQLVIAVVDEEKTEELLAGFLELGVTGATVLQSEGMGRLLANEAPIFAGLEALRRARPRNHTLFSVMADDKVERVMALVREVCGDLDGPTTGIVFAVPVSRVEGLSRELGHG; translated from the coding sequence GTGCAGCTCGTGATCGCCGTGGTCGACGAGGAAAAGACGGAGGAGCTCCTCGCCGGTTTCCTGGAGCTGGGCGTGACCGGCGCCACCGTCCTGCAGAGCGAGGGGATGGGACGGCTGCTGGCGAACGAGGCCCCCATCTTTGCCGGGCTGGAGGCGCTGCGCCGCGCCCGCCCGCGCAACCACACCCTGTTCAGCGTGATGGCGGACGACAAGGTGGAGCGCGTGATGGCGCTGGTGCGCGAGGTGTGCGGCGACCTGGACGGCCCCACCACCGGCATCGTCTTCGCCGTCCCCGTGTCGCGCGTGGAGGGGCTGTCGCGGGAGCTGGGCCACGGATGA
- a CDS encoding HAMP domain-containing sensor histidine kinase, with the protein MSRRLWPTLLGLMAAAILASYVLYNQLLVREMRREAAVHTRMVTAILSGLNDPSEDAPLQTLWKLSATMPQLDVPFVYLDSEGVPAYAINLPFEADLAKPEDAARVKAYARKLGRRNPPVVEPLLGTTYYGDSPTVRRLRWIPWLQVTALAGILVAAWWMVRHNTRTERERIWAAMARESAHQMATPLSSLAGWVEILRLPQEEREDMASLPAVAAEMEADLDRLEKVAHRFEWIGRPVQTQAVEVRTLLRVLERYMRVRLPRLGRSVQIEVDVPEGTPPVLANAVLLEWALENLVKNALDALAGTGGRICVEAESRGERRVSIRVTDDGPGVAPAVRGTLFDPGVSTKKGGWGVGLSLARRIVEDVHGGRLALLPAEPGARGASFEITLPAASDPPGNEGFRALRFSGASRG; encoded by the coding sequence ATGAGCCGCCGCCTCTGGCCGACGCTGCTGGGCCTGATGGCCGCGGCGATCCTGGCGTCGTACGTCCTCTACAACCAGCTGCTGGTGCGCGAGATGCGCCGCGAAGCCGCGGTGCACACGCGCATGGTCACCGCCATCCTGAGCGGCCTCAACGACCCCAGCGAAGACGCGCCGCTGCAGACGCTCTGGAAGCTGTCGGCCACCATGCCGCAGCTCGACGTCCCCTTTGTGTACCTGGACAGCGAGGGGGTGCCGGCCTACGCCATCAACCTTCCCTTCGAGGCGGACCTGGCGAAGCCGGAGGACGCGGCGCGGGTGAAGGCGTACGCGCGAAAGCTGGGGCGCCGCAACCCGCCCGTGGTGGAGCCGTTGCTGGGGACCACCTACTACGGCGACTCCCCCACGGTGCGCCGCCTGCGCTGGATCCCCTGGCTGCAGGTGACGGCGCTGGCGGGGATCCTGGTGGCGGCGTGGTGGATGGTGCGGCACAACACGCGCACGGAGCGGGAGCGGATCTGGGCCGCGATGGCGCGCGAGTCCGCCCACCAGATGGCGACGCCGCTCTCCTCGCTCGCCGGCTGGGTGGAGATCCTGCGCCTTCCGCAGGAGGAGCGCGAGGACATGGCCTCCCTCCCCGCCGTGGCCGCGGAGATGGAGGCCGACCTGGACCGCCTGGAAAAGGTGGCGCACCGCTTCGAGTGGATCGGCCGCCCCGTGCAGACGCAGGCCGTGGAGGTGCGCACCCTTCTGCGCGTGCTGGAGCGCTACATGCGCGTGCGCCTTCCGCGCCTGGGCCGCAGCGTGCAGATCGAGGTCGACGTCCCCGAGGGCACGCCCCCGGTGCTGGCCAACGCGGTGCTCCTGGAGTGGGCCCTCGAGAACCTGGTCAAGAACGCCCTCGACGCCCTGGCCGGCACCGGCGGCCGCATTTGCGTGGAGGCCGAATCGCGCGGGGAGCGCCGCGTCTCCATCCGCGTGACGGACGACGGCCCCGGCGTGGCTCCCGCCGTGCGCGGCACGCTCTTCGATCCGGGCGTATCCACCAAGAAGGGCGGCTGGGGCGTGGGCCTCTCCCTGGCGCGCCGCATCGTGGAAGACGTGCACGGCGGGCGCCTCGCCCTCCTCCCCGCGGAGCCCGGCGCGCGCGGCGCATCCTTTGAGATCACCCTCCCCGCCGCGTCCGACCCGCCGGGCAACGAAGGCTTCCGTGCCCTGCGCTTCAGCGGTGCGTCACGAGGATGA
- a CDS encoding response regulator, with translation MSTASAEPVMRRVLVADDEPHIGRIIQMKLEQGPYQVTLVSDGREALEVLKSDEPIDVVLLDIMMPYVTGLEVLAEARAMEHRRETPVIILTAKGQDADRHQALELGATDFFTKPFSPKKLLARVDELFGGGEPPSED, from the coding sequence ATGAGCACCGCGTCCGCCGAGCCGGTGATGCGCCGCGTGCTGGTGGCCGACGACGAGCCCCACATCGGCCGCATCATCCAGATGAAGCTGGAGCAGGGCCCCTACCAGGTGACGCTCGTCTCCGACGGCCGCGAGGCGCTGGAGGTGCTGAAGTCGGACGAGCCGATCGACGTGGTGCTGCTGGACATCATGATGCCCTACGTCACCGGGCTGGAGGTGCTGGCGGAGGCGCGCGCGATGGAGCACCGCCGCGAGACGCCGGTCATCATCCTGACGGCCAAGGGGCAGGACGCGGACCGGCACCAGGCGCTGGAGCTGGGCGCGACGGACTTCTTCACCAAGCCGTTCTCGCCCAAGAAGCTGCTGGCGCGGGTGGACGAGCTGTTCGGCGGCGGCGAGCCGCCCAGCGAAGACTGA
- a CDS encoding nitrilase-related carbon-nitrogen hydrolase — MSWGRTVRLRVEQMSSTLADPAANLARIARAQADAARDGVDVVLTPELSMTGYDVRDSVHTLAVPEVAEPFPALADGPEVVVGTIEHDARFIPYNAALHLRGGRVLHRHRKVHLPTYGMFEEGRFFGRGERVRAYDAGGGWRVGMLVCEDLWHPALAYLLAADGAHVILVQSAASGRGAWAGGAAGGRWSSRASWEHLCCSAAAAYGVYVVLANRVGVEGSCVFAGGSIVVAPGGDVIARGDDVAEDRLTVELSLDAVAAARRPFSQVRDDRPDIILRELARIVEAR; from the coding sequence ATGAGCTGGGGCCGCACCGTTCGGCTGCGGGTGGAGCAGATGTCCTCCACGCTCGCCGACCCCGCCGCCAACCTCGCGCGCATCGCCCGCGCCCAGGCCGACGCCGCACGCGACGGGGTGGACGTGGTGCTGACGCCCGAGCTCTCCATGACCGGCTACGACGTGCGCGACTCCGTCCACACGCTGGCCGTGCCTGAGGTGGCGGAGCCCTTCCCCGCCCTGGCGGACGGGCCGGAGGTCGTGGTGGGGACGATCGAGCACGACGCGCGCTTCATCCCTTACAACGCGGCGCTCCACCTGCGGGGCGGGCGCGTGCTCCATCGCCATCGCAAGGTGCACCTCCCCACGTACGGGATGTTCGAGGAGGGGCGCTTCTTTGGCCGCGGCGAGCGGGTGCGCGCCTACGATGCGGGCGGCGGGTGGCGCGTGGGGATGCTGGTGTGCGAGGACCTTTGGCACCCCGCCCTCGCCTACCTCCTCGCAGCGGACGGCGCGCACGTGATCCTCGTGCAGTCCGCCGCCTCCGGCCGCGGCGCGTGGGCCGGCGGCGCGGCGGGTGGGCGCTGGTCTTCGCGCGCGTCATGGGAGCACCTGTGCTGCTCCGCGGCGGCCGCATACGGCGTATACGTGGTGCTCGCGAACAGGGTGGGCGTGGAGGGGAGTTGCGTCTTCGCGGGCGGCTCCATCGTGGTCGCGCCCGGCGGCGATGTCATCGCCCGCGGCGACGACGTGGCCGAAGACCGGCTCACCGTGGAGCTGTCGCTGGATGCGGTGGCCGCCGCGCGCCGCCCCTTTTCGCAGGTCCGAGACGACCGGCCCGACATCATCCTGCGCGAGCTGGCGCGCATCGTGGAGGCGCGGTGA
- the murA gene encoding UDP-N-acetylglucosamine 1-carboxyvinyltransferase translates to MPKFIVHGGQPLNGVIRPTGNKNAALPMIAATLLTDEDVFLENVPRIKDVLTLLSLLEVLGAETEWTGPSEVRVRAARVGETQLDAGQAARIRASILLAGPMVARTGGMKLPPPGGDVIGRRRVDTHFLALRKLGAEVVEDPDFFGLRAEGGLKGADMFLDEPSVTATENAVMAASLAKGTTRIRNAAAEPHVQDLCNMLVGMGARINGIGTGTLEIEGQERLRGGRFRITSDHIEIGSFIGLAVVTRGEITIQDAAVHHLDSTLNGFRRLGVTVEVRGEDLFIPGGQEPEVQMDMGGHIPTLGDGPWPQFPADLTSIALVTATQCRGTILVHEKMFESRMFFADKLVSMGARLVLCDPHRVLVIGPSPLRGAPVESPDIRAGMALLIAALGARGRSDIYNIAQIERGYERIDERLIALGARIEKADSRT, encoded by the coding sequence GTGCCCAAGTTCATCGTCCACGGCGGCCAGCCGCTGAACGGCGTCATCCGTCCCACCGGCAACAAGAACGCGGCGCTTCCCATGATCGCCGCCACCCTTCTGACAGACGAGGACGTCTTCCTGGAGAACGTCCCCCGCATCAAGGACGTGCTCACGCTGCTGAGCCTCCTGGAGGTGCTGGGCGCGGAGACGGAGTGGACCGGTCCCAGCGAGGTGCGCGTGCGCGCCGCCAGGGTGGGCGAGACCCAGCTCGACGCGGGGCAGGCCGCGCGCATCCGCGCATCCATCCTCCTGGCCGGCCCCATGGTGGCGCGCACGGGCGGGATGAAGCTCCCCCCTCCGGGCGGCGACGTGATCGGCCGGCGGCGCGTGGACACGCACTTCCTGGCGCTCCGCAAGCTGGGCGCGGAGGTGGTGGAGGACCCCGACTTCTTCGGCCTGCGCGCCGAGGGCGGGCTCAAGGGCGCGGACATGTTCCTGGACGAGCCCAGCGTCACGGCCACCGAGAACGCCGTCATGGCCGCATCGCTGGCCAAGGGCACCACGCGCATCCGCAACGCCGCCGCCGAGCCGCACGTCCAGGACCTGTGCAACATGCTGGTCGGGATGGGCGCCAGGATCAACGGCATCGGCACGGGGACGCTGGAGATCGAGGGGCAGGAGCGGCTGCGCGGCGGGCGCTTCCGCATCACCTCGGACCACATCGAGATCGGCTCGTTCATCGGGCTGGCGGTGGTCACGCGCGGCGAGATCACCATCCAGGACGCCGCCGTCCACCACCTGGACTCGACGCTGAACGGCTTCCGCCGCCTGGGCGTCACGGTGGAGGTACGCGGCGAGGACCTGTTCATCCCCGGCGGGCAGGAGCCGGAGGTGCAGATGGACATGGGCGGCCACATCCCCACGCTGGGCGACGGCCCGTGGCCCCAGTTCCCGGCCGACCTCACCTCCATCGCGCTGGTGACGGCCACGCAGTGCCGCGGCACCATCCTGGTGCACGAAAAGATGTTCGAGAGCCGGATGTTCTTTGCGGACAAGCTGGTCTCGATGGGCGCCCGCCTGGTGCTCTGCGACCCGCACCGCGTGCTGGTGATCGGCCCCTCCCCCCTGCGCGGCGCCCCGGTGGAGAGCCCCGACATCCGCGCCGGCATGGCGCTCCTGATCGCGGCCCTCGGCGCCCGGGGCCGCAGCGACATCTACAACATCGCGCAGATCGAGCGCGGCTACGAGCGGATCGACGAGCGCCTGATCGCCCTGGGCGCGCGGATCGAAAAGGCGGATTCGCGGACCTGA
- the serS gene encoding serine--tRNA ligase: MLDIQQIRHDPEGVRARLAARGNPAETDAAVERLGALDAERRGLVAEADALKARRNQVSREVGEMKRRGEDADALVTEMRAVGDRIGEIDVRVRGVEEERDRLLLNIPNVTDPSVPAGGEEANTVVRTWGEPRRLDFAARPHWELAAELGMLDLAGGAKVAGSGFPAYRGIGARLQRALINFMLDLHTTEHGYTEIEPPFLVGRDAMTGTGQLPKFEDDAYRIESDDLFLIPTAEVPVTNLHRDELLAGDRLPIAYAAYSPCFRREAGSAGKDTRGLLRLHQFDKVEMVRFERPEASDEALERLVTQAERVLQLLGLPYRILLLAAGDTGFSSAKTYDLEVWAPGVERWLEVSSCSNFRDFQARRAGIRFRPEAGAKPEFVHTLNGSGVALPRTVVALIENGQQEDGSIVIPEALRRYVGTDRIAAPAGPA; encoded by the coding sequence ATGCTCGACATCCAGCAGATCCGCCACGACCCGGAGGGAGTCCGCGCGCGCCTTGCCGCCCGCGGCAACCCCGCCGAGACCGACGCCGCCGTGGAGCGCCTCGGCGCGCTGGACGCCGAGCGGCGCGGGCTGGTGGCGGAGGCGGATGCGCTCAAGGCGCGCCGCAACCAGGTCTCGCGCGAGGTGGGCGAGATGAAGCGCCGCGGCGAGGACGCCGATGCGCTCGTCACCGAGATGCGCGCCGTGGGCGACCGCATCGGTGAGATCGACGTGCGCGTGCGCGGGGTGGAGGAGGAGCGCGATCGGCTCCTCCTGAACATCCCCAACGTCACCGACCCCTCCGTCCCCGCCGGCGGCGAGGAGGCGAACACCGTCGTGAGGACGTGGGGAGAGCCGCGGCGCCTCGACTTCGCGGCGCGCCCGCACTGGGAGCTGGCGGCGGAGCTGGGGATGCTGGACCTCGCCGGCGGGGCCAAGGTGGCGGGGAGCGGCTTCCCGGCGTACCGCGGGATCGGGGCGCGGCTGCAGCGCGCCCTCATCAACTTCATGCTCGACCTGCACACCACCGAGCACGGCTACACGGAGATCGAGCCGCCCTTCCTCGTCGGCCGCGACGCCATGACGGGAACGGGGCAGCTTCCCAAGTTCGAGGACGACGCCTACCGCATCGAGAGCGACGACCTCTTTCTGATCCCCACCGCCGAGGTACCGGTCACCAACCTGCACCGCGACGAGCTGCTGGCCGGCGACCGGCTCCCCATCGCCTACGCCGCCTACTCGCCCTGCTTCCGCCGCGAAGCCGGCTCGGCGGGCAAGGACACGCGCGGCCTCCTGCGCCTCCACCAGTTCGACAAAGTGGAGATGGTGCGGTTCGAGCGGCCGGAGGCATCGGACGAGGCGCTGGAGCGGCTGGTGACGCAGGCGGAGCGCGTGCTTCAGCTCCTGGGGCTCCCTTACCGCATCCTGCTGCTGGCCGCGGGGGACACGGGTTTCTCCAGCGCGAAGACGTACGACCTGGAGGTGTGGGCGCCGGGAGTGGAGCGCTGGCTCGAGGTGAGCAGCTGTTCCAACTTCCGCGACTTCCAGGCGCGCCGCGCGGGCATCCGCTTCCGGCCGGAGGCGGGGGCGAAGCCGGAATTCGTGCATACGCTGAACGGCTCGGGCGTGGCCCTGCCGCGCACGGTGGTGGCACTGATCGAGAACGGGCAGCAGGAGGACGGCTCGATCGTCATCCCCGAGGCGCTGCGGCGCTACGTCGGCACGGACCGGATCGCGGCGCCCGCCGGGCCCGCGTAG
- a CDS encoding zinc dependent phospholipase C family protein, whose translation MPRPKISRTASSRGGGALLAAFGIAALLLVLLPDPAYAWGPATHVYLGQTLLQNLHLVPEAVRVLLAAHPWDFLYGSLAADISLAKKYAPEGRHCHHWHIGEEIHSSAPSDRLRAVGLGYLSHLAADTIAHNWYVPRQLLMTSSTKGLGHSYWEVRMDKHVGERYIRLARSVVMDHDHTAADTLFDQVLSATLFSFRTNRRIFRGLIRFQDNDRWQNVFGTLITNSRWELAPETVQGYVERSFDYVVDYLNHRGEAIAAGLDPIGDRNLSLSKQVRRMALRDGAWDRPELLREMADEFFPLPAVPFGYLEQVVTAGG comes from the coding sequence ATGCCGAGGCCGAAGATCTCGCGGACCGCCAGTAGCCGGGGAGGTGGAGCCCTGCTCGCCGCCTTCGGCATCGCCGCGCTGCTCCTGGTCCTGCTGCCGGACCCCGCCTACGCATGGGGTCCGGCTACGCACGTGTACCTGGGCCAGACGCTCCTCCAGAACCTGCACCTGGTTCCAGAGGCGGTGCGGGTGCTGCTCGCGGCGCATCCGTGGGACTTCCTCTACGGCTCCCTCGCGGCCGACATCTCGCTCGCCAAGAAGTACGCCCCCGAAGGCCGCCACTGCCACCACTGGCACATCGGCGAGGAGATCCACTCCTCCGCGCCGTCGGACCGGCTGCGGGCGGTAGGGCTGGGGTACCTGTCGCACCTTGCTGCGGACACCATCGCGCACAACTGGTACGTCCCGCGCCAGCTCCTGATGACGTCGTCCACCAAGGGGCTGGGGCACTCGTACTGGGAAGTGCGGATGGACAAGCACGTGGGCGAGCGGTACATCCGCCTGGCGCGCAGCGTGGTGATGGACCACGACCACACGGCGGCGGACACCCTCTTCGACCAGGTGCTCTCCGCCACCCTCTTCTCCTTCCGCACCAACCGCCGCATCTTCCGCGGCCTCATACGCTTCCAGGACAACGACCGCTGGCAGAACGTCTTCGGCACCCTCATCACCAACTCGCGCTGGGAGCTGGCGCCAGAGACGGTGCAGGGGTACGTGGAGCGCTCGTTCGACTACGTGGTGGACTACCTGAACCACCGCGGCGAGGCGATCGCGGCAGGCCTGGACCCCATCGGCGACCGCAACCTGTCGCTGTCCAAGCAGGTGCGCCGCATGGCCCTCCGCGACGGTGCATGGGACCGCCCCGAGCTCCTCCGCGAGATGGCCGACGAGTTCTTTCCGCTGCCGGCGGTGCCGTTCGGGTACCTGGAGCAGGTGGTGACGGCCGGGGGATGA
- a CDS encoding polyphenol oxidase family protein, producing MSVADPVAARTVAEVRAAGDVPLWVHPEWAERFPFLVQGTTGRGDGDEPFDLGLSGEQPVGAVLGRWRALAAGTGMETVAHARQVHAADIWIHRERGAPGIVVMDRFDGHVTDRAQLLLTVSVADCVPVFIVDPEVRAVALVHSGWRGTAAGIVERATHRLVESWQSPPGRLWLHCGPSICGACYEVGPEVHAGVHPGREPPAGKTPIDLRAAIAARAVGAGLLPEHVSVSSHCTLCGDDDFFSHRGGSPGRQMGVLGLR from the coding sequence ATGAGCGTTGCCGACCCCGTCGCCGCGCGCACCGTCGCCGAGGTGCGCGCGGCGGGCGACGTGCCGCTGTGGGTGCACCCCGAGTGGGCGGAGCGCTTCCCCTTTCTCGTGCAGGGCACCACCGGCCGCGGCGACGGGGACGAGCCGTTCGACCTGGGCCTCTCCGGCGAGCAGCCGGTCGGCGCGGTGCTGGGCCGCTGGCGCGCGCTGGCCGCGGGGACCGGGATGGAGACCGTAGCCCATGCGCGCCAGGTGCACGCGGCGGACATCTGGATCCACCGCGAGCGCGGCGCGCCGGGGATCGTGGTGATGGACCGCTTCGACGGCCACGTCACCGACCGCGCGCAGCTCCTGCTGACCGTCAGCGTGGCGGACTGCGTTCCGGTGTTTATCGTCGATCCGGAGGTGCGCGCCGTCGCGCTCGTGCACTCCGGGTGGCGCGGGACGGCGGCGGGGATCGTAGAGCGCGCCACCCACCGGCTGGTGGAGAGCTGGCAGAGCCCGCCCGGGCGGCTCTGGCTGCACTGCGGGCCCTCTATCTGCGGCGCGTGCTACGAGGTGGGGCCGGAGGTGCACGCCGGCGTCCACCCCGGCCGCGAGCCGCCCGCGGGGAAAACGCCCATCGACCTGCGCGCCGCCATCGCCGCGCGCGCCGTGGGCGCGGGGCTCCTGCCGGAGCACGTCTCCGTGTCCTCGCACTGCACGCTGTGCGGCGACGATGACTTCTTCTCGCACCGCGGCGGGTCGCCGGGGCGGCAGATGGGGGTGCTGGGGCTGAGGTAG
- a CDS encoding UvrD-helicase domain-containing protein: MAVDLSHLNPEQREAAGHFEGPLLVLAGAGSGKTRVLTTRIAWLVDEMGVDPGSILSLTFTNKAAGEMRERVRARLGREPTGMWIGTFHAIGARMLRRDATRLGWTPNFLVYDADDAEALTKRIIRDDLRLDVKRWPPRAVHSAISSAKNELTGPRAYADSADDPFKRVVADVYPRYQAALKNANAFDFDDLLVKPVELLRTMPAVRERYRERFPFVLVDEYQDTNHAQYVLLQELVKENGSENLFVVGDDDQSIYGWRGADVRNILDFEKDFPQARVVRLEQNYRSTQTILAAANRVIAENVRRKGKTLRTENARGELLTLVEAADESDESEWIADEVRARQADDPTLELRNFVILYRTNAQSRAMEEALRRRGIPYRVIGGTRFYERREVRDALAYLRLVANPGADEAFLRIVNVPRRGIGDASVARLAEHASRAGISLLAAAEHAGEVDGIRGAAARALPDLAALIRKHAAMAERGMPVPELMRDLVTESGLVQSLKDEGPEGDDRVANLEELIAGAADLQRRLDEEDPELMMELEELGETAPRGVDLFLGHVALVADIDQHDASADTVSMMTLHNAKGLEFPFVFIAGMEDGLFPMSRAHDEPAQLEEERRLFYVGITRAERKLYLIHARRRRRGAQWMDSIPSSFLESVPDELTETRRTARIMERSSSYSQPWKFVSPDFRTRRDRIFGAPAPLASPAGDDGYTVDYSDSQDAPQIIKGARVRHPQFGAGTVAELAGGGRDVRATIDFDSVGRKSVVLRYANLEREWE; encoded by the coding sequence ATGGCAGTCGACCTTTCCCACCTGAACCCCGAACAGCGCGAGGCGGCCGGCCACTTCGAGGGTCCGCTCCTGGTGCTGGCGGGCGCGGGCTCCGGCAAGACGCGCGTGCTCACCACCCGCATCGCGTGGCTGGTGGACGAGATGGGCGTGGACCCGGGGAGCATCCTCTCGCTCACCTTCACCAACAAGGCCGCGGGCGAGATGCGCGAGCGCGTCCGCGCACGGCTGGGCCGCGAGCCCACCGGGATGTGGATCGGGACCTTCCACGCCATCGGCGCGCGCATGCTGCGGCGCGATGCCACGCGGCTGGGGTGGACGCCCAACTTCCTCGTGTACGACGCCGACGATGCGGAAGCGCTCACCAAGCGCATCATCCGCGACGACCTGCGCCTGGACGTCAAGCGCTGGCCGCCGCGCGCGGTGCACTCCGCCATATCGTCCGCCAAGAACGAGCTGACCGGGCCGCGGGCGTACGCCGACAGCGCGGATGACCCCTTCAAGCGCGTGGTGGCGGACGTGTACCCGCGCTACCAGGCGGCGCTCAAGAACGCCAACGCGTTCGACTTCGACGACCTGCTGGTGAAGCCGGTCGAGCTCCTGCGCACGATGCCCGCAGTGCGCGAGCGCTACAGGGAGCGCTTCCCCTTCGTGCTGGTCGACGAGTACCAGGACACCAACCACGCGCAGTACGTCCTTCTCCAGGAGCTGGTGAAGGAGAACGGGAGCGAGAACCTGTTCGTGGTGGGCGACGACGACCAGTCCATCTACGGCTGGCGCGGCGCGGACGTGCGCAACATCCTGGATTTCGAAAAGGACTTCCCCCAGGCGCGCGTCGTGAGGCTGGAGCAGAACTACCGCTCCACGCAGACCATCCTGGCCGCCGCCAACCGCGTCATCGCCGAGAACGTGCGGCGCAAGGGGAAGACGCTGCGAACGGAGAACGCGCGGGGCGAGCTCCTCACGCTGGTGGAGGCCGCGGACGAGAGCGACGAGAGCGAGTGGATCGCCGACGAGGTGCGCGCGCGCCAGGCGGACGACCCGACGCTGGAGCTGCGCAACTTCGTGATCCTGTACCGCACCAACGCCCAGTCGCGCGCCATGGAAGAGGCGCTGCGCCGCCGCGGCATCCCCTACCGCGTGATCGGCGGCACGCGCTTCTACGAGCGGCGCGAGGTACGCGACGCTCTCGCCTATCTGCGCCTGGTGGCGAACCCCGGCGCGGACGAGGCCTTTCTGCGCATCGTCAACGTCCCCCGCCGCGGCATCGGCGACGCGTCGGTGGCGCGGCTGGCGGAGCACGCCTCGCGCGCCGGCATCTCGCTCCTCGCCGCCGCCGAGCACGCGGGCGAGGTGGATGGCATCCGCGGCGCGGCGGCCCGGGCGCTCCCCGACCTCGCGGCGCTCATCCGCAAGCACGCGGCGATGGCCGAGCGGGGGATGCCCGTCCCCGAGCTGATGCGCGATCTGGTGACGGAGAGCGGGCTGGTGCAGTCGCTCAAGGACGAGGGGCCGGAGGGCGACGACCGCGTCGCCAACCTGGAGGAGCTCATCGCCGGCGCCGCGGACCTCCAGCGCCGCCTGGACGAGGAGGACCCCGAGCTGATGATGGAGCTGGAGGAGCTGGGGGAGACGGCGCCGCGCGGCGTGGACCTCTTCCTGGGCCACGTGGCGCTCGTGGCCGACATCGACCAGCACGACGCCTCGGCGGACACGGTGTCGATGATGACGCTTCACAACGCCAAGGGGCTGGAGTTCCCCTTCGTCTTCATCGCTGGGATGGAGGACGGGCTCTTTCCCATGAGCCGCGCGCACGACGAGCCGGCGCAGCTGGAGGAGGAGCGCCGCCTCTTCTACGTGGGGATCACGCGCGCCGAGCGGAAGCTCTACCTGATTCACGCCCGCCGCCGCCGCCGGGGCGCGCAGTGGATGGACTCCATCCCATCTTCGTTCCTGGAGTCGGTGCCGGACGAGCTGACCGAGACGCGCCGCACCGCCCGGATCATGGAGCGCAGCTCGTCGTACTCGCAGCCGTGGAAATTCGTCTCGCCGGACTTCCGCACGCGCCGCGACCGGATCTTCGGCGCACCGGCCCCGCTCGCCTCTCCCGCGGGCGACGACGGGTACACGGTGGACTACTCGGACTCGCAGGACGCGCCGCAGATCATCAAGGGCGCGCGCGTCCGCCACCCGCAGTTCGGCGCGGGCACGGTGGCCGAGCTGGCGGGAGGGGGGCGGGACGTACGCGCTACCATCGACTTCGACTCCGTGGGGCGCAAGTCGGTGGTGCTGCGCTACGCAAACCTGGAGCGCGAATGGGAGTAA
- a CDS encoding roadblock/LC7 domain-containing protein: MSELDDALQALRAHPGVEHVLVLGRDGLLIQHAGDSSLDAETVSAMVPGVAQSARALGEAAGTGAASTVVARMGSGVAVVAVLSEELLLAILLRDGVGFAPLLHEVGARREALARLV, translated from the coding sequence ATGTCCGAGCTCGACGACGCCCTTCAAGCCCTGCGCGCCCACCCCGGGGTGGAGCACGTGCTGGTGCTGGGGCGCGACGGCCTCCTGATCCAGCACGCGGGCGACTCCTCGCTGGACGCCGAGACGGTGTCCGCCATGGTGCCCGGGGTGGCGCAGTCGGCGCGCGCGCTGGGCGAGGCCGCGGGCACCGGGGCGGCATCGACGGTGGTGGCGCGGATGGGGAGCGGGGTGGCGGTGGTGGCGGTGCTCTCGGAAGAGCTCCTCCTGGCGATCCTCCTGCGCGACGGGGTCGGGTTCGCGCCGCTCCTCCACGAGGTGGGCGCGCGCCGCGAGGCCCTCGCCCGGCTGGTATGA
- a CDS encoding FRG domain-containing protein yields MQRRSFEGIEEIRVETLGELVDRTTPTEYDPASGRLRAASVFRGSKRADWALLTSLDRLGGTNPPHGKQHLEEHILRNFIRYSRPHLQQLPANEWELLVTAQHHGLPTRLLDWTYSPLVAAHFATLGGDPRADRVIWRLDWGKLHEHFGLPQIAFLVQDLDGLLREKGVDSLWKLFGESEGGPVELVCMLDPPAIDNRIVVQAAAFTISTDKTRSFDEILRSNGILHALTRFVIPAERINHLRDQLDLVTVDERRLFPDLDGVAAEMRRYYDASAEG; encoded by the coding sequence ATGCAGCGCAGGAGCTTCGAAGGGATCGAAGAGATCCGCGTGGAAACGCTGGGCGAGCTGGTGGACCGCACCACGCCCACCGAGTACGATCCGGCCAGCGGGCGCCTGCGCGCGGCCTCCGTGTTCCGCGGCTCCAAGCGCGCGGACTGGGCATTGCTCACCAGCCTGGACCGGCTGGGCGGCACCAACCCGCCTCACGGCAAGCAGCACCTGGAGGAGCACATCCTCCGCAACTTCATCCGCTACTCGCGTCCGCATCTGCAGCAGCTGCCCGCCAACGAGTGGGAGCTGCTGGTGACCGCGCAGCACCACGGCCTTCCCACGCGCCTGCTGGACTGGACCTACTCGCCGCTGGTGGCCGCGCACTTCGCCACCCTCGGCGGCGACCCGCGCGCCGACCGCGTGATCTGGCGGCTGGATTGGGGGAAGCTCCACGAGCACTTCGGCCTGCCGCAGATCGCCTTCCTGGTGCAGGATCTGGACGGCCTGTTGCGCGAAAAGGGCGTGGACTCGCTCTGGAAGCTGTTCGGCGAGTCCGAGGGCGGCCCGGTGGAGCTGGTGTGCATGCTGGACCCGCCCGCCATCGACAATCGCATCGTGGTGCAGGCCGCCGCCTTCACCATCTCCACGGACAAGACCCGCTCGTTCGACGAGATCCTGCGCTCGAACGGCATCCTGCACGCGCTCACCCGCTTCGTGATCCCCGCGGAGCGCATCAACCACCTGCGCGACCAGCTGGACCTGGTCACCGTCGACGAGCGCCGGCTCTTTCCGGACCTGGACGGCGTGGCGGCGGAGATGCGGCGGTACTATGATGCATCGGCGGAGGGGTGA